The Desulfobotulus pelophilus genomic interval AGAATCCAGAGGCCTGACCAGGGGGTCGCTGGATCGGCAGAGATCTGTTTGATTTTTTCCATGTATGCCCTGGCCGGAGGATCTGTACTGGCTATCAGCCCGAAAAAATTTATGGCTTCCGTAAGGTTTCCTGTATAAAACGCATCCAGTCCTCTTCCGAATGTGGCAAAATCACCGGAAGGCAGTTCGGCCCATGCCGGTTCAAAAATCCGGATGGACCTTTCTTTGCCCACAACCTGCACTCTGGCTATTTCCCTAAGACGGATATGGGAGGAAAGATGGGCAGCCGTGCTTTCGGCGATGAGGATGCGGGTGCCAAAAACCTTATTCACTCCTTCCAGGCGGGCAGCAAGATTGACGGAATCTCCCAGCATGGTGTAGTCAAATCGTTTGCTGGAACCCAGGTTGCCCACAACAGCTGGCCCTGTATTGATGCCGATACGCATGCGAACAGGGCGCTCTGTCCATTGCCGGAGGTCTGTAGCCATTGCCTCAAGGCAGTCCTGGCAGCAGAGGGCGGCTCGCACGGCTCTTTCGGCGTGGTCATGAATGGCCAGAGGAGCATTCCAGAAGGCAATGATGGCGTCTCCTTCGTATTTGTCCACCGTTCCTCCGCTTTCCAGAATAATGTCTGTCATGGCGGAGAGATAGTGGTTGAGAAATGAGGTGAGGCTTTCCGGGTCCATGCCTTCGGACAGGGTTGTAAAGCCTTCCAGATCGGAGAAAAAAATAGATATTTCCTTTTTTTCTCCGCCGAGCCGGAGTTTACCCGGGTTGAGCAGAAGTTCGTCAATCACTGCAGGACTTAGATATTGGGAAAAGGCATTTTTGATGAAGCGCTTTTGCTGTCCTTCCGTGGTGTAGTTGATGAAAATGGACGCTGTTACGGCCATGAGCATTCCAGCCATAAGGGGGGTCAGGGGAAGAATGCTGCCAACTGCGTAAAGGGCCAGACTGATCACTACGGGTAGGGCAAATGATAGCGTGAGGGCGGTTGCAGCCATGGCTGTGGCAGGCACGGCCAGCACCAACAGGGAGGCAGCGGCGGAGAGGATGATCACCAGGCTCAAAAAGGGAAGTGTTTTCATATCGTCAAGAAAATCATTGGACAGGAAGTTGTCCAGAAATGTGGCATGTACCTCTACTCCGGGATAGGCACCGTCTAGGGGTACAGGAGCCAGATCGTGGAGTCCAGGAGCCGAATAACCTATCAGAACATAAGCATCTTTGAGCCGATCAGCTTCAGGCAGATCCGCATCATGCCCTTGCATTTCAAGGATGGCGGAACGGAGAATGGCCCCTGCCGGTATGGCGGTATGTGTTCGGGATGGGCCCCTGAACCGGAGTCTTGTTTCATGGTTGTGGTTCAGAGGAATGGTCCTCTGGTCAATTATAATTCTTTTTTCACCGTAGACTATGGAGACTTCCGGGTGAGCTGCCAGCCATGTGGCCAGACCCAGGCTGGGAAAAGCCCTGCCATCAAAAGAGGTGAAGGCCCGCATGTTTCGGTAAACGCCATCGGCATCGGGGTTGAGGCCCACATTACCGGGTATGCGCCAGCTGGCAGCAAGATTACCGTGGGCCATACTGGCTCTGGTCCTGGCAGGGGGTTCCTTTCCCTGCAGTAAGGGCGGCTGGGGTAGATCCGGGGGATAGGATGTGGTCGTTCCCGTGGTATGCCCCAGAAACATGGCACCGGCCACGGGTCCGAAACGCTGGGCTGCCAGGGCCAGGGCCGCGTCATCGTATTCTCCGTAAAAGGAGGGCTCCGTGAAAAGAATATCCATTCCTACGGCTCTGACTCCTCTGGAATGGCAGAAATCAAGGATGTGAGCCCATATCTCTCTGGGCCATGGCCATGGAAGCTGGCTGTTTTCCCTGGCCCAGTCCAGGCTGTTCTGGTCCACCAGTATGAGAATGATGCCTGATGTAGAGGGAGCTGGCCCCGCCATGATCCGGGCACGCAGATCAAAGCTTTTCCATTCAATTCCATTGCCAAGACCTGTGAAAAATAAAAGGCTGGCAAGACCTGTGGCCAGCGATGTTGCCAGCAGGCAGCGGTAGGCAAGCAGGTTGCGGGCCGGGCCTTTTCTCATGGAATTCTCCTGAATTATACGGCATGCAGTGCTTTGTGAAAACGGGCTTGACGGACTGAGTGTACCGTAATGTTTTTCCCATAAACGCCCATTTGCTGAAGATCCTGAATGCGGCTTTCCGGAGACGGATGGGTACTGGCAAAATCCGGTGCACCGGGTTTGAGTCTTTTTCCCATGGCGGCAAGCATGTTGGGAAGTCCGGAAGGATCATATCCGCAGGCTCGGAGTATGGCCACGGCCTCCTGATCCGCCTCGCGTTCAAAAGCTCTGGAATAGCCCCTGTTCATCAGTGTGCCCGTAATGTCGCTGATGGAGCCTCCAAATGCTTCCGTGAGCTCAGCCAGGTGCCCTCCTGCAAAGGCGCCGGCTCCTTCCACGGCAATGGTGGTAAGGGCCGTGGTAAGACGGGATTTGCGGATGGCCTTGAGCCCGTGTTTTTCAGAAACATGGGCAATTTCATGGGCCAGAACGGCGGCAAGTTCGGTTTCATTGCTGCAGAGGCGGAGCATACCCCGGGTGATGAAGATAAAGCCTCCCGGAGCGGCAAAGGCGTTGATTTCATCGGAGTCCAGGATAAGAAAGGAGTATCCTTTATAGACCTCGGGTTTGGAGGCGAAGCGGGCCAGAGTCTGGCCCAGAAGATTGAGGTAATTGGTAGCCTCCTTGTTTTCCCATGCGTTATAGGAAGAAAGCACCACAGCTCCCACACTTCGGCCGATATAGTATTCCTGCTCGGGTGTAATATCCTCAAAGCTTTTGGCAAGGGCGGCGGTACTGCGTTTGATGGCAGCAGCCTGGGACTCTGTAATGGTTCCGGAGGCTACACCAAGGGTGGTCCCAACCTCAGATACAGCCCCCATGGTTTGGCAACCTGCCATGGTCAGGCACAGAATCAGACAAAGGATCTGTTTCATCGGGCACCTCCGGGAGGATAAATGCCTCCTTGGCTAAGGAAATCCAGAGATTCTTTTGGATCTGTCCGGAAGGTTTCCATTCGGTTGATCCAGGTATAGTTCAGCTCCTGATTTTCAGCCCGGAAAGCGGCTTCCACTTCGGGGCTGAATCCTTTACCTGCAAGGGCGAGTTCATCTGCACTGACCTGGCCGGACAGGGCCTGGCCTGCGGCAAGTTCAATTTTTCGTTCCGTCAGGGCGGAGGCATGAACCCACCCTATTGTCCGTGTACCCGTAACCTGTACCCTGCGCCAGTCACCTTGCCTTGACAGCTCTTCAACGGTCTGCCCGTACGGGATGTCCCTGATGGATCCTGCGAGAAAGGAGGGCATTTCCCGCAGGGGAGTGCTGCGTACCTGAACCTGTAGGCCTGCTGCCGATACACCGCTAAGGGCCAGCAGCAGGCAGGCGAGGATAATTAAGGGAGAGATTCTCATGTCTGTCTCCTGAAAGGAAAAGTTGGTGTGGCTTTCCGCCCGGGGCCTGAGCGGAATTCTGATTCGCACCGGTGCCGGTAATCGGCAGGTGCTAAAGTACGTCCCGCAGGTGCCTGTTCATGATGCCCGGACAGGGAGCTGTAGGGACAGAAGCTGTTTCACCTCCGAAGATGTGAGATGGCGCCACTCTCCCGGCATGAGGTGTTGCAGCTCCAGAAAGGCCAGACGGATGCGGTGCAGCTGCAGAACTTTCGCGTCACAGGCTGCCACCATTTTGCGGATCTGGCGGTTACGGCCTTCTTTCAGGATGATGCGGAATCCATTCTGCTTTTCCCGAAAAACCCGGGCCGGCCTGGTTTTTTTCCCCTCAATGATTATGCCTTTTGCCATGAGGGCAAGGGCACGATCACTGAGAACGGGGGTTGTATGCACCACATACTCTTTTTCATGGTCAAAGGAAGGATGGGAAAGGCAATGGTGCAGGGGACCGTCGTTGGTAAGCAGGACAAGTCCGGTTGAATCCTTATCCAGGCGGCCCACGGGGAAAATTCGCTGGGGCAGTTTTACGAGATCGGTAACCACCTTTTCACCGGGGTGTTTGCAGGAGCTTACCACGCCAGCAGGTTTGTTCAGGATGATATACGTCATTCTTTCCCCCCCTCCCACGGCTCTGCCGTCCATCCGGACGCTATCCCCCGGGTCTACACGGGTACCCATTTCCCGGACAACCCTTCCGTTGACCTCTACCCGTCCGGCATGAATCCGGCGCTCTGCCTCCCGCCGGGAGCAGACCCCGGCGTCTGCCAGAAATTTCTGAAGTCTTGTTCCTCCCTGAGCGGGAGGGTCTTTTTCAGGAGCGGTAGTCTGCATTGATACGCACATAGTCATAGGAAAAATCACAGGTCAGCATGAAGTCCTGACCTTCTCCGACTCCGAGATCAATGAGGATGGTGAATTTTTTTTGTTTCATCACCGAGGATGCCTTTGCCTCCGCTTCGGGTCCGAGCCAGATGCCGTCTTTTACCAGCAGGGCATTGTCAAAGGAGAGGGTGATACGGTCGGGGTCGAGCTTTGCACCGGAGCGGCCAACAGCCATGGCCAGACGTCCCCAGTTGGCATCCTCACCGAAAAGGGCCGTTTTCACAAGGGGTGAGTTGGCAACGGTTTCAGCTGCTTTCAGGGCGTCTTCGCTGGTTGCCGCACCGGTAACCTCTATCCGAACCAGCTTGGTGGCTCCCTCACCATCCAGAACTACCTGTGTGGCAAGATCCATGCAAATCTGATTGAGAGCATCGGCAAAGAGTTTTTCATCGTTTTCCCTGATGCGGACACCGGAGGCGCCCGAGGCCATGAGCAGCACAGTATCATTGGTGCTGGTGTCCCCATCCACAGTAATGCGGTTGAAACTTCGGTTGACAGCTTCTGTGAGGAGTCGGGAGAGAGCAGCCGGATTCAGGTCTGCGTCGGTCATGATGAAACTCAGCATGGTTGCCATATCCGGACAGATCATGCCAGAGCCTTTGGCTACTCCGCAGACCGTAACTTCGCCGGATGGCAGTATCAGGGTTTGGGAGGCTGTTTTCCTGACAAGGTCTGTTGTCATGATGGCATGGGCCAGATCTTCAAGCCCGTCGTTTCGGAGGGAGGAAGCCAGTTTGGGTACGGCGGGAAGAATCCGGTCCATGGGGAGCTGCTGGCCGATGACACCCGTGGAAGCCACCTGTATCAGCTCCGGATCTGTTCCCAGAGCAAAGGCTGCGGCTTCTGCCATGGCTTTGGCATTTTCCATACCCTGACGGCCTGTGGCACAGTTGGCATTGCCGGAATTGACAATCAGGGCCTGGCATCGGCCGGATCGGATGTGATCACGGCTGATGCGTACGGGGGCCGCCGTGACCTGATTTCGGGTGAAAACCGCTGCTGCTGCCGCAGGATGATCACAAGCCAGCATGGCCAGATCCGGCCTGTCTTTGTGTTTGATCCCGGCGCAGACGGCACCGGCACGAAAGCCCTTGCAATACATGGATGTCATAGGGTGTAGTCCTGAAAAAAGTTTTCTTTAAAAAAAGGGAGAAGGATTCCCACAAAGACAAAGCCCCATTGTACTTTATCTTTTCAGGGGATCAAGGCATAATGCGCGCGTTTGTATAAACTTTTTGAAGACAGGGGGATGGATGGAAACGCTTCTGGTATGTCCTGTGTGTCACAAAGGACGCATTCGTGAGCGGCGGAGTTGACGCGAGCTTATTTTTCGCTGCACGGCGTGCGGCGCTGTCTGCCCGGATACCCTTGTCCGGGAGCTGATGGATGATGCCATGGAGGAACGTCTTGCCCGGATCCCGGTGGACCGCCTCTAGATGGAGAGCGTGATGGATGAGAGGAAAGGAAAGATTGGTGCGCCGGTTCAGGATTGTTATGGAGTATGACGGATGCAGTTTTCACGGATGGCAGCGACAGCCGGTCCTGCTAACCGTACAGGGAGAGCTGGAAAAGGCCCTTTCTCTCATTGCCGCCAGCCATGTGGATGTTCATGGCTCCGGCAGGACGGATGCAGGGGTGCATGCACTGGCTCAGGTTGCTCATTTTGACATGGACACCCGGATGAATGGGGTTCTTTTGAAAAAGGCGCTGAACTGCCTGCTGCCTCCTGGGATCGTAATTCATAATTGCATGGAAGTCGGGCCAGCCTTTCATGCCCGCTTCGGAGCAAGGGCTAAAACCTACCGTTACCGAATTCTGAACCGTGCCCTAAGGTCGGCTCTGGGGCGTACCCATGTGTGGCATGTGTGGCAGCCTCTGAACCGATCAGCCATGGACCGGGCAGCGGCCCTTCTTACGGGAACCCATGATTTTAAAAGTTTTGAAGGTGCGGGAAGCCCGCGAAGCAGCACGGTGCGGACTCTCTTTCATGCGGCCTTTGATGACGAACCGGCCAATCCAGGAGTTTTTGCCTTTGAGGTTACGGCCAATGGGTTTCTGCGTTACATGGTGAGAAATCTGGTGGGCACGCTGGTTCAGGTGGGTATGGGTAAAATCAGGGAGGAGAGTATACCGGAGATTCTTGCAGGGAAAAGCCGTCACCTTGCCGGTATTACGGCACCTCCTCAGGGGCTTTATCTGAAAGCCGTCCACTATGATTTTTCTGATGATTTCAGGGAGCCGGCCATGGGGGTGCGTCAGCCACCGGGTGTTGATATGGGAGGTAAAGGGAGATGCAGAGCGTGGAGCTGCGGCAGAGACCAACACTGAAACAGTGGATTTTGACCCATGATGAGCGGTGGTCTTTTATTCTTTGTTACCTGGGGCTTGCTGTAATATTGAGTGTCTGTATCAGCCTGTTTTGGCTGGTTGTAGTGGTGGGTCTTCATGGAACCCTTGAATGGATATGTCAGCGGTCTGAGGATGCCTGTGCTCAGTCCGGGGTGATTCTGAGTCGTGTTGCATGGGCGTTGAAGCTTGATATCAGCCTGATTCTCTTTGCTCTGGCCCTGGGCGTCTATATGGAAATTATTATGGGTATGGCAGGTATCGGTGCCGCAACCCGGGCTGGTGTTCAGGGTGCCAAAGGCGGAGCTCGTTTTCTTGTGTGGGAAAAGGCTCTCCGCGCCATGTTGCTTTCCCTTGATGATCTTGCTCAGGTGTTGCGGGTCCTGCTCCGCAAGACGGCCAGCCCAAAGACGGAAGGGGAAGCCGAATGTGCTGAAAGTCTTAGCCAGCCAGATGCGCCATTCGTTTCAGCTGAGACCGGACGGAGCTGGAGGGATGCATGGTCCACCGGTGACTGGTTCTGTATGATTTTTGGTGCGGCCTGCCTTCTGATGATCGGAATCAGCCCGTGGGTGACGGGTCATGGGCTGTCCGGTGTGCTGCGTCTCATTGGTGCGGAACTCCATCCATGGCCCTGATGACAGGGCTTGTTTTACGAGCAGGGTAATTTTTATTGCAAGATCTGTTGACACGGATGCCGTTTCGCTGTACCCCGAAGAAAGGTCCGAGGACAAGGACCGGCGGGAGACAATATTTTCAGGGCCTGTAACTGCCCTGAAGAAAATGGTGGGGATATCCCCGGATGGATTCAGATCAATATTTGAAGGAGAACAGCAATGTCTTATGAACCCGTTGTAGATCAGGACAAGTGTGTTGGATGTGAAGAGTGCGTGGATGTTTGTCCTGTGGACGTATTCGAAATGAAAGATGGTAAATCAGAGGTTGTCAATGCGGATGAGTGCCTTGGCTGCGAGTCCTGCATTGAGGTGTGTGAGCCCGGCGCCATTATAGTGAACGGCCTGTAGCCGTTCTGCTCCGGTATGTACGGTCAGGTAAAAGGGTGAAGCCGGCAATCGGTTTTCACCCTTTTTATGCTTCTGCTTTCGGAGCGGTTTCAGGCAAAAGCCCTTATTCCAGGAAGAGAACAGTCTGTATGTTGGGAACCCTTGTTAACGTTGCGGCGATCTGTGCAGGAGGCCTTCTGGGGCTTTTGTTCGGCAAAGGCATTGCTGAACGATATAAGCAGACTGTTATGCAGGCACTGGCTCTGGCCGTGATGCTCATCGGGCTGAAGACGGCCCTTGCCTGCGATGCCATTCTGATCATGATAGGAAGCCTTGTGCTGGGTACCCTTGCAGGAGAGTGGCTGAGGATAGAAGAGAGGCTGGCCGGACTGGGAACGATGCTGGAAAAGAGATTTGCGGGCAGAGGCAGTGAGGGTAGTCTGGCCCAGGCTTTTGTAACCACAAGCCTTATCTTCTGCGTGGGCTCCATGGCCATCGTCGGTTCTCTGGAAAGTGGCCTGACGGGCAATCACCAGACGCTTTTTGCCAAATCCGCGCTGGATGGTGTGGCGTCTGTTATTTTTGCAGCCTCCATGGGCGCAGGCGTGCTGTTGTCGGCTCTGGCAGTACTGGTGTATCAGGGGGGGATTACGCTGGCTGCGGTGGCCATTAAGCCCCTTCTTGTTCCGGAGGTGATTGATCATATGTCCGGTACCGGCGGACTTCTTATTTTCGCCATCGGCCTGAACCTGATGGGGATTACCCGCATCCGGCTGGGTAATATGCTGCCGGCTATTTTTGTACCAATTCTTTTTTATGCCCTATCTCTTCTTGCCGGATAATTCGTTCCTGTTTCGTATCCTGCCATCGCCAGAGAGCGGCCATGAAAGATCCGCTGATGTTGTGCCATATGCTGAAGATGGCACCGGGTAAAGCGGCAAGGGCTGTGAAGTGCTGCATGGCCATGGCCACGCTCAGACCTGAATTTTGCATTCCGACTTCAATGGATACGGTCCGGCTGATGGTAGTATGATATCCCATGAGGGCTGGGATCATGTATCCGAGTCCCATACCGATGGCATTATGCAAAAAGACCATAAAATAAATAATTGTTCCCGCTTCTGCTATCCGCTGGCTGTTCAGGGCAATGATAATGGCAATAATGATGGATATGAGCAGCATGGAAAAGGGCGGGATCAGCGGAACTGTTTTTTGCGTGAGCAA includes:
- a CDS encoding adenylate/guanylate cyclase domain-containing protein; amino-acid sequence: MRKGPARNLLAYRCLLATSLATGLASLLFFTGLGNGIEWKSFDLRARIMAGPAPSTSGIILILVDQNSLDWARENSQLPWPWPREIWAHILDFCHSRGVRAVGMDILFTEPSFYGEYDDAALALAAQRFGPVAGAMFLGHTTGTTTSYPPDLPQPPLLQGKEPPARTRASMAHGNLAASWRIPGNVGLNPDADGVYRNMRAFTSFDGRAFPSLGLATWLAAHPEVSIVYGEKRIIIDQRTIPLNHNHETRLRFRGPSRTHTAIPAGAILRSAILEMQGHDADLPEADRLKDAYVLIGYSAPGLHDLAPVPLDGAYPGVEVHATFLDNFLSNDFLDDMKTLPFLSLVIILSAAASLLVLAVPATAMAATALTLSFALPVVISLALYAVGSILPLTPLMAGMLMAVTASIFINYTTEGQQKRFIKNAFSQYLSPAVIDELLLNPGKLRLGGEKKEISIFFSDLEGFTTLSEGMDPESLTSFLNHYLSAMTDIILESGGTVDKYEGDAIIAFWNAPLAIHDHAERAVRAALCCQDCLEAMATDLRQWTERPVRMRIGINTGPAVVGNLGSSKRFDYTMLGDSVNLAARLEGVNKVFGTRILIAESTAAHLSSHIRLREIARVQVVGKERSIRIFEPAWAELPSGDFATFGRGLDAFYTGNLTEAINFFGLIASTDPPARAYMEKIKQISADPATPWSGLWILDQK
- a CDS encoding M48 family metalloprotease → MKQILCLILCLTMAGCQTMGAVSEVGTTLGVASGTITESQAAAIKRSTAALAKSFEDITPEQEYYIGRSVGAVVLSSYNAWENKEATNYLNLLGQTLARFASKPEVYKGYSFLILDSDEINAFAAPGGFIFITRGMLRLCSNETELAAVLAHEIAHVSEKHGLKAIRKSRLTTALTTIAVEGAGAFAGGHLAELTEAFGGSISDITGTLMNRGYSRAFEREADQEAVAILRACGYDPSGLPNMLAAMGKRLKPGAPDFASTHPSPESRIQDLQQMGVYGKNITVHSVRQARFHKALHAV
- a CDS encoding SH3 domain-containing protein, which encodes MRISPLIILACLLLALSGVSAAGLQVQVRSTPLREMPSFLAGSIRDIPYGQTVEELSRQGDWRRVQVTGTRTIGWVHASALTERKIELAAGQALSGQVSADELALAGKGFSPEVEAAFRAENQELNYTWINRMETFRTDPKESLDFLSQGGIYPPGGAR
- a CDS encoding pseudouridine synthase, whose amino-acid sequence is MQTTAPEKDPPAQGGTRLQKFLADAGVCSRREAERRIHAGRVEVNGRVVREMGTRVDPGDSVRMDGRAVGGGERMTYIILNKPAGVVSSCKHPGEKVVTDLVKLPQRIFPVGRLDKDSTGLVLLTNDGPLHHCLSHPSFDHEKEYVVHTTPVLSDRALALMAKGIIIEGKKTRPARVFREKQNGFRIILKEGRNRQIRKMVAACDAKVLQLHRIRLAFLELQHLMPGEWRHLTSSEVKQLLSLQLPVRAS
- the argJ gene encoding bifunctional glutamate N-acetyltransferase/amino-acid acetyltransferase ArgJ translates to MTSMYCKGFRAGAVCAGIKHKDRPDLAMLACDHPAAAAAVFTRNQVTAAPVRISRDHIRSGRCQALIVNSGNANCATGRQGMENAKAMAEAAAFALGTDPELIQVASTGVIGQQLPMDRILPAVPKLASSLRNDGLEDLAHAIMTTDLVRKTASQTLILPSGEVTVCGVAKGSGMICPDMATMLSFIMTDADLNPAALSRLLTEAVNRSFNRITVDGDTSTNDTVLLMASGASGVRIRENDEKLFADALNQICMDLATQVVLDGEGATKLVRIEVTGAATSEDALKAAETVANSPLVKTALFGEDANWGRLAMAVGRSGAKLDPDRITLSFDNALLVKDGIWLGPEAEAKASSVMKQKKFTILIDLGVGEGQDFMLTCDFSYDYVRINADYRS
- the truA gene encoding tRNA pseudouridine(38-40) synthase TruA, with protein sequence MRGKERLVRRFRIVMEYDGCSFHGWQRQPVLLTVQGELEKALSLIAASHVDVHGSGRTDAGVHALAQVAHFDMDTRMNGVLLKKALNCLLPPGIVIHNCMEVGPAFHARFGARAKTYRYRILNRALRSALGRTHVWHVWQPLNRSAMDRAAALLTGTHDFKSFEGAGSPRSSTVRTLFHAAFDDEPANPGVFAFEVTANGFLRYMVRNLVGTLVQVGMGKIREESIPEILAGKSRHLAGITAPPQGLYLKAVHYDFSDDFREPAMGVRQPPGVDMGGKGRCRAWSCGRDQH
- a CDS encoding DUF362 domain-containing protein, with the translated sequence MSYEPVVDQDKCVGCEECVDVCPVDVFEMKDGKSEVVNADECLGCESCIEVCEPGAIIVNGL
- a CDS encoding DUF554 domain-containing protein: MLGTLVNVAAICAGGLLGLLFGKGIAERYKQTVMQALALAVMLIGLKTALACDAILIMIGSLVLGTLAGEWLRIEERLAGLGTMLEKRFAGRGSEGSLAQAFVTTSLIFCVGSMAIVGSLESGLTGNHQTLFAKSALDGVASVIFAASMGAGVLLSALAVLVYQGGITLAAVAIKPLLVPEVIDHMSGTGGLLIFAIGLNLMGITRIRLGNMLPAIFVPILFYALSLLAG